A genomic stretch from Microbacterium proteolyticum includes:
- a CDS encoding protein kinase domain-containing protein, with product MSHAPDLSLAHTGDILGGRYILRERLGAGGMGRVFRARDEVLARDVAIKIFHADGAGGPEPLRRMSEARALAALDHPSLVTLFDARLVGEDHVYLVMELITGPSLQRRIEQEAVPSRELAGILGDLAGALAVVHGAGIVHRDVKPSNVLLRPLHGAPREAEAVLADFGVAHLIDATRLTTPGTVIGTAAYLAPEQVRGEAPQAASDIYALGLLAIEALTRLHPFGGGSLQETLLARLARQPDVPGLLSPRWRSLLTAMTATDAAARPSAAEVARRAEALAEEEPALVPDATQYLAGWMMPTAPIPASTVAAGALDAGASTAATGAMPTGGSTVAAEAAPADAGRVTAGDVPMGGSTVADGAVLPGGSTAAAEALVTRASEDTASGQIVLAPGDQAAAHTAASRRASARRPRRRGWAWVAASAGAALIVGGHLAAFSLGAAHDVTTDRAPASTPSPARSDSPPVADDTPAATPAPVATSAPVSTSAPVASPSPVVETDATVQPSPDASTPAQPAPPAPVVVESVVSRATGPSGGGETTGAAANPAPPVPSAEATRSPGRGAPEGTGRPDSPGKSEDAGPGRGVGPSGKN from the coding sequence ATGAGTCACGCTCCTGACCTCTCGCTGGCGCACACGGGCGACATCCTCGGGGGGCGCTACATTTTGCGCGAGCGCCTCGGTGCCGGCGGAATGGGGCGCGTCTTCCGTGCCCGCGACGAAGTGCTGGCGCGAGATGTCGCGATCAAGATCTTCCACGCTGACGGCGCCGGCGGACCCGAGCCGTTGCGGCGCATGTCGGAGGCGCGCGCACTGGCGGCCCTCGACCACCCCTCGCTGGTCACCCTCTTCGACGCGCGGCTGGTGGGCGAGGACCACGTCTACCTCGTGATGGAGCTGATCACCGGTCCATCGCTGCAGCGTCGGATCGAGCAGGAGGCCGTTCCGTCGCGGGAGCTGGCCGGCATCCTGGGCGATCTCGCCGGGGCACTCGCGGTCGTGCACGGCGCGGGGATCGTGCACCGTGACGTCAAACCCTCCAACGTGCTGCTGCGTCCGCTCCACGGGGCGCCTCGAGAGGCCGAGGCCGTGCTCGCCGACTTCGGTGTCGCCCACCTCATCGACGCCACGCGGCTGACCACCCCCGGCACCGTCATCGGCACGGCCGCGTACCTCGCGCCCGAGCAGGTGCGGGGCGAGGCGCCGCAGGCGGCGTCCGACATCTACGCTCTCGGGCTGCTGGCCATCGAGGCGCTGACGCGTCTGCACCCGTTCGGCGGCGGATCGCTGCAGGAGACCCTGCTCGCACGCCTGGCCCGTCAGCCCGACGTTCCGGGGTTGCTGAGCCCACGGTGGCGATCCCTGCTGACCGCCATGACAGCCACGGATGCCGCGGCGCGACCGTCGGCGGCAGAGGTCGCGCGGCGCGCGGAGGCGCTCGCGGAAGAGGAACCGGCGCTCGTTCCGGATGCCACGCAGTATCTCGCGGGGTGGATGATGCCGACCGCACCTATTCCCGCGTCCACGGTGGCCGCCGGGGCTCTGGACGCGGGCGCGTCGACGGCGGCCACCGGGGCCATGCCTACGGGCGGGTCGACGGTCGCCGCCGAGGCCGCACCCGCGGACGCGGGGAGGGTCACCGCGGGGGACGTGCCCATGGGCGGGTCGACGGTCGCCGACGGGGCCGTGCTCCCGGGCGGGTCGACGGCCGCCGCCGAGGCCCTTGTCACGCGGGCGTCGGAAGACACCGCGTCCGGGCAGATCGTTCTTGCGCCCGGCGATCAGGCGGCGGCGCACACTGCGGCGTCGCGTCGCGCGTCCGCCCGGCGTCCCCGTCGCCGCGGCTGGGCGTGGGTGGCCGCGAGCGCCGGCGCGGCGCTCATCGTCGGCGGACACCTCGCGGCCTTCTCGCTCGGGGCGGCGCATGATGTGACGACGGATCGCGCACCGGCGTCGACCCCCTCTCCGGCGCGCAGCGATTCGCCGCCGGTGGCCGACGACACCCCCGCCGCCACGCCCGCCCCTGTCGCGACGTCGGCACCCGTCTCGACGTCGGCACCCGTCGCATCGCCGTCGCCCGTGGTCGAGACCGACGCCACGGTACAGCCGAGCCCCGATGCGTCGACGCCGGCGCAACCAGCGCCGCCCGCGCCCGTCGTGGTCGAGTCGGTCGTCTCCCGGGCGACCGGTCCGAGCGGTGGCGGCGAGACGACCGGCGCCGCCGCGAACCCGGCGCCGCCCGTCCCCTCCGCGGAAGCGACCCGCTCTCCCGGCCGGGGAGCGCCGGAGGGCACAGGACGGCCCGACTCCCCCGGGAAGTCGGAGGACGCCGGCCCTGGCCGCGGCGTCGGCCCTTCGGGCAAGAACTGA
- a CDS encoding isoprenyl transferase, with translation MTPKPFTHRDAVPYRPLDWTGEYPPAYPMGSVPEHVAIVMDGNGRWANRQGLTRIEGHRAGEAALLDVVAGAIQAGVKHLSVYAFSTENWSRSPDEVRFLMGFNREVLHRRRDQLNEWDVRIRWSGRKPRLWGSVIKELQHAERLTEGNSTLTLTMCVNYGGRVEIVDAMRRIGDDIAAGKLKPSAVTEKLIRKHLYQPDMPDVDLFVRSSGEQRTSNFLLWESAYAEMVFLDTLWPDFRRTHLWDAIGLYLSRDRRFGGAVDAPTAESSVPLGPA, from the coding sequence ATGACACCGAAGCCGTTCACGCACCGCGACGCCGTGCCCTACCGCCCCCTCGACTGGACGGGGGAGTACCCACCGGCGTACCCGATGGGGTCGGTGCCCGAGCACGTCGCGATCGTGATGGACGGCAACGGCCGCTGGGCAAACCGCCAGGGCCTCACGCGCATCGAGGGGCACCGCGCGGGTGAGGCGGCTCTGCTCGACGTCGTCGCCGGGGCGATCCAGGCGGGCGTGAAGCACCTGTCGGTGTACGCCTTCTCGACCGAGAACTGGTCGCGCTCACCCGATGAGGTGCGTTTTCTCATGGGTTTCAACCGCGAGGTGCTGCACCGCCGCCGCGACCAATTGAACGAGTGGGACGTTCGCATCCGGTGGTCGGGCCGTAAGCCGCGCCTGTGGGGCTCGGTCATCAAAGAACTGCAGCACGCCGAGCGTCTCACCGAGGGCAACTCCACCCTCACCCTGACGATGTGCGTCAATTACGGCGGGCGCGTGGAGATCGTGGATGCCATGCGCCGCATCGGCGACGACATCGCCGCGGGAAAGCTGAAGCCGTCGGCCGTGACCGAGAAGCTGATCCGCAAGCACCTCTACCAGCCCGACATGCCCGACGTCGACCTCTTCGTGCGCTCCAGCGGCGAGCAGCGCACCTCGAACTTCCTGCTCTGGGAGTCGGCGTACGCCGAGATGGTGTTCCTCGACACGCTGTGGCCCGACTTCCGCCGAACCCACCTGTGGGATGCCATCGGGTTGTACCTCTCGCGCGACCGGCGGTTCGGCGGGGCCGTGGACGCGCCGACCGCGGAGTCCTCGGTGCCCCTCGGGCCCGCCTGA
- the leuA gene encoding 2-isopropylmalate synthase: protein MKNTQKPTSAPVHKYRPFHEQIRVDLPDRTWPSKRIEVAPRWCAVDLRDGNQALIDPMSPERKRVMFDLLVKMGYKEIEVGFPSASQTDFDFVRQLIDDGLIPDDVTIQVLTQAREHLIARTYEAIAGAKQAIVHLYNSTSVLQREVVFRTDQQGIVDIALEGARLCKKYEATIPQTEVYYEYSPESYTGTELEFALRICNEVLEVFQPTPERKVILNLPATVEMATPNVYADSIEWMSRNLNHRENVILSLHPHNDRGTAVAAAELGYLAGADRIEGCLFGNGERTGNVDLVALGVNLLTQGIDPQIDFSDIDQVKRTVEYCNQLPVPERSPWAGDLVFTAFSGSHQDAIKKGFEAMEARAAAEGKGIDDIEWAVPYLPIDPKDLGRSYEAVIRVNSQSGKGGVAYLLKADHAIDLPRKLQIEFSGVVQARTDAEGGEVSSTQIWDIFTDEYLPTKNDDERWGRFELLSTRSSSDMSGDVSLEVALRDGDETHRASAVGNGPVAAFLEIVRAQGFDVTLYDYVEHALSSGGDAQAAAYIELQVDDQRLWGVGIDNDISTASLKAIVSGVNRAIRTRERSGALAGV from the coding sequence ATGAAGAACACCCAGAAGCCCACGTCCGCTCCGGTGCACAAGTACCGTCCCTTCCACGAGCAGATCCGGGTCGACCTGCCCGATCGCACGTGGCCCTCCAAGCGCATCGAGGTGGCGCCGCGCTGGTGCGCCGTCGACCTGCGTGACGGGAACCAGGCCCTCATCGATCCGATGAGCCCCGAGCGCAAGCGCGTCATGTTCGACCTGCTCGTGAAGATGGGCTACAAGGAGATCGAGGTCGGCTTCCCCTCGGCGAGCCAGACCGATTTCGACTTCGTCCGTCAGCTGATCGACGACGGCCTGATCCCCGACGACGTGACCATCCAGGTGCTGACGCAGGCCCGTGAGCACCTCATCGCCCGCACGTACGAGGCCATCGCCGGCGCGAAGCAGGCGATCGTGCACCTGTACAACTCGACCAGCGTGCTGCAGCGCGAGGTCGTCTTCCGCACCGACCAGCAGGGCATCGTCGACATCGCGCTCGAGGGCGCGCGCCTGTGCAAGAAGTACGAGGCGACCATTCCTCAGACCGAGGTGTACTACGAGTACTCGCCCGAGAGCTACACCGGCACCGAGCTTGAGTTCGCCCTGCGCATCTGCAACGAGGTGCTCGAGGTCTTCCAGCCGACGCCCGAGCGCAAGGTCATCCTGAACCTGCCCGCCACCGTCGAGATGGCCACGCCCAACGTCTACGCCGACTCGATCGAGTGGATGTCGCGCAATCTGAACCACCGCGAGAACGTCATCCTGTCGCTGCACCCGCACAACGACCGCGGCACCGCCGTCGCCGCGGCGGAGCTGGGGTACCTGGCCGGCGCCGACCGCATCGAGGGATGCCTGTTCGGCAACGGTGAGCGCACCGGCAACGTCGACCTGGTCGCCCTGGGCGTCAACCTGCTGACGCAGGGCATCGACCCGCAGATCGACTTCAGCGACATCGACCAGGTCAAGCGCACCGTCGAGTACTGCAACCAGCTGCCCGTCCCCGAACGCAGCCCGTGGGCCGGCGACCTGGTGTTCACCGCGTTCAGCGGTTCGCATCAGGATGCCATCAAGAAGGGCTTCGAGGCGATGGAGGCCCGTGCTGCCGCCGAGGGCAAGGGCATCGACGACATCGAATGGGCCGTGCCGTACCTGCCCATCGACCCGAAGGACCTGGGCCGTTCGTACGAGGCCGTCATCCGCGTCAACTCGCAGTCGGGTAAGGGCGGCGTCGCCTACCTGCTGAAGGCCGACCACGCGATCGATCTGCCCCGCAAGCTGCAGATCGAGTTCTCGGGTGTCGTGCAGGCCCGCACGGACGCCGAGGGCGGCGAGGTGTCGAGCACCCAGATCTGGGACATCTTCACCGACGAGTACCTGCCGACGAAGAACGACGATGAGCGCTGGGGACGCTTCGAGCTGCTGTCCACGCGCTCGTCGAGCGACATGTCGGGCGACGTCTCGCTCGAGGTCGCGCTGCGTGACGGCGACGAGACGCACCGCGCCTCCGCCGTCGGCAACGGGCCCGTGGCCGCCTTCCTCGAGATCGTGCGCGCGCAGGGCTTCGATGTCACGCTGTACGACTACGTCGAGCACGCGCTCAGCTCGGGCGGCGACGCCCAGGCGGCCGCCTACATCGAGCTGCAGGTCGACGACCAGCGCCTGTGGGGCGTCGGGATCGACAACGACATCTCGACCGCGTCACTCAAGGCGATCGTGTCGGGCGTCAACCGCGCGATCCGCACGCGCGAGCGTTCCGGCGCTCTGGCCGGCGTCTGA
- a CDS encoding deoxyguanosinetriphosphate triphosphohydrolase, with amino-acid sequence MAVTAARPLGYDDADAARFHVEKHRSQRDDFARDRARVLHSAALRRLAAKTQVLSPASPADFARNRLTHSLEVAQVGRELATALQLSPDVVDTACLSHDLGHPPFGHNGERALNEWAEGIGGFEGNAQTLRILTRLEPKVFGAEGEPFGLNLTRSSLDATCKYPWTADEPVPDPGGRLKFGVYPDDEPVFHWMRGEAPARRRCIEAEVMDLSDDIAYSVHDFEDAVVNRYVDPARLASRVGREGLLDAIQRWVGYDFVRDDLDAGLERLMAMPEWIPSFDGTRPALARLKNLTSDLIGRFARAATSATREAYPTDQLTRYRAHVVVPADVEVEMAVLKGIIGATVVSIDGRKVLYREQRNVLKRLASALWENPGALDALHAPDFAAATDDTARRRVVVDQVASLTDQLAIAWHGRLVGEVDAAELGVWAPGARAARGADA; translated from the coding sequence GTGGCGGTGACCGCCGCCCGCCCCCTCGGTTACGACGACGCGGATGCCGCGCGGTTCCACGTCGAGAAGCACCGCTCGCAGCGCGATGATTTCGCCCGCGACCGCGCGCGCGTGCTGCACTCGGCGGCCCTTCGCCGTCTCGCCGCCAAGACCCAGGTGCTCAGCCCGGCGAGCCCCGCCGACTTCGCCCGCAACCGCCTCACGCACTCGCTCGAAGTCGCGCAGGTGGGGCGCGAGCTGGCGACCGCACTTCAGCTGTCACCCGACGTCGTCGACACCGCGTGCCTCAGCCACGACCTGGGCCACCCCCCGTTCGGCCACAACGGCGAGCGGGCGCTGAACGAGTGGGCCGAGGGCATCGGCGGCTTCGAGGGCAATGCGCAGACGCTGCGCATCCTGACCCGCCTCGAGCCGAAGGTGTTCGGAGCCGAGGGCGAGCCGTTCGGGCTCAACCTGACGCGCTCGAGCCTCGACGCCACGTGCAAGTACCCGTGGACCGCCGATGAGCCGGTCCCCGACCCGGGCGGGCGCCTGAAGTTCGGCGTGTACCCCGACGACGAGCCGGTGTTCCACTGGATGCGCGGGGAAGCCCCCGCCCGCCGGCGCTGCATCGAAGCCGAGGTCATGGACCTCTCCGACGACATCGCCTACTCGGTGCACGACTTCGAAGACGCGGTCGTCAACCGCTACGTCGACCCCGCGCGCCTGGCATCCCGGGTCGGCCGCGAGGGTCTGCTCGACGCGATCCAGCGCTGGGTCGGCTACGACTTCGTGCGCGACGACCTCGACGCCGGCCTCGAGCGCCTGATGGCGATGCCGGAGTGGATCCCCTCGTTCGATGGCACGCGTCCCGCCCTCGCGCGTCTGAAGAACCTCACGTCCGACCTCATCGGCCGCTTCGCGCGCGCCGCGACCTCGGCCACCCGCGAGGCGTACCCGACCGATCAGCTCACGCGCTACCGGGCGCACGTCGTCGTGCCCGCCGACGTCGAAGTCGAGATGGCGGTGCTCAAGGGCATCATCGGTGCCACCGTGGTCTCGATCGACGGCCGCAAGGTGCTGTACCGCGAGCAGCGCAACGTGCTCAAGCGCCTGGCATCCGCCCTGTGGGAGAACCCGGGCGCGCTCGACGCCCTGCACGCCCCCGACTTCGCCGCGGCCACCGACGACACCGCGCGGCGCCGCGTGGTCGTCGACCAGGTCGCGAGCCTGACCGACCAGCTCGCCATCGCGTGGCACGGCCGGCTCGTCGGAGAAGTGGATGCCGCCGAGCTCGGCGTGTGGGCGCCCGGCGCCCGCGCCGCCCGGGGAGCGGATGCCTGA
- the dusB gene encoding tRNA dihydrouridine synthase DusB: MTTALAPARTLRIGNIELDAPVVLAPMAGITNTAFRRLCREYGAGLYVSEMITTRALVERNDTTMRLIRHHESETPRSIQLYGVDPATVEAAVTMIVDEDHADHIDLNFGCPVPKVTRRGGGAALPWKTTLFSEIVERAVRAAGDKPLTIKMRKGIDADHLTYLEAGRIAEGAGVASIALHARTASEFYSGHADWSAIAKLKETVTSVPVLGNGDIWSADDAVRMMDETGCDGVVVGRGCLGRPWLFGDLARALGGPGAAHGEPVDATLGFVARAFRRHAELLVEFFDDEGRGCRDIRKHVAWYFKGYPVGGELRAALATASTLDEIDELLATMELDAPYPGAAAEGQRGRAGTPKRPALPDRWLDSHEIGDEAGRELAAAELHHSGG; the protein is encoded by the coding sequence ATGACCACGGCATTGGCTCCGGCGCGGACCCTCCGCATCGGCAACATCGAGCTCGACGCTCCGGTCGTGCTCGCGCCCATGGCCGGCATCACGAACACCGCGTTCCGCCGGCTGTGCCGCGAGTACGGTGCCGGTCTGTACGTCAGCGAGATGATCACGACGCGCGCGCTCGTCGAGCGCAACGACACCACGATGCGACTCATCCGTCACCACGAGTCGGAGACGCCGCGCTCGATCCAGCTCTACGGCGTCGATCCGGCCACCGTCGAGGCGGCGGTGACGATGATCGTCGACGAAGACCACGCCGACCACATCGACCTCAACTTCGGCTGCCCAGTCCCCAAGGTCACCCGCCGTGGCGGCGGCGCCGCCCTTCCCTGGAAGACGACGCTGTTCAGCGAGATCGTCGAGCGAGCGGTACGCGCCGCCGGCGACAAGCCGCTGACCATCAAGATGCGCAAGGGCATCGACGCCGATCACCTCACCTACCTCGAGGCCGGCCGTATCGCCGAGGGGGCGGGGGTGGCATCCATCGCCCTGCACGCCCGCACGGCCAGCGAGTTCTACTCGGGCCACGCCGACTGGTCGGCGATCGCGAAGCTGAAAGAGACGGTCACGAGCGTGCCCGTGCTCGGCAACGGCGACATCTGGTCGGCCGACGACGCCGTGCGCATGATGGACGAGACCGGCTGCGACGGCGTGGTCGTCGGTCGCGGCTGCCTCGGGCGCCCCTGGCTCTTCGGCGATCTGGCGCGTGCCCTGGGCGGGCCCGGTGCTGCGCACGGCGAACCCGTCGACGCGACCCTCGGCTTCGTTGCGCGCGCGTTCCGCCGCCACGCCGAGCTGCTCGTGGAGTTCTTCGACGACGAGGGGCGAGGATGCCGCGACATCCGCAAGCACGTCGCCTGGTACTTCAAGGGGTATCCGGTCGGGGGCGAACTACGCGCAGCGCTGGCGACGGCCTCGACACTGGACGAGATCGACGAGCTGCTCGCCACGATGGAGCTCGACGCGCCCTACCCCGGGGCCGCGGCCGAAGGCCAGCGTGGTCGCGCGGGCACCCCGAAGCGTCCGGCGCTTCCCGATCGCTGGCTCGACTCGCACGAGATCGGCGACGAGGCCGGCCGCGAGCTCGCCGCAGCAGAACTGCACCACAGTGGCGGGTGA
- a CDS encoding DsbA family oxidoreductase: MTDAIKIDVWSDIACPWCYIGKRNLENGLAATAADDDAPVVEIEYHSFELSPDTPEDFHGGEVDYLSQHKGVSPEQAREMLDRVTGVAAEAGLAYRFDILQHTNTVKAHELLHFAKQNGKQLELAEVLMSAYFLEGKHVGRDDDLVALAVEVGLDQDAAREALASQRYRAAVRADQEQAQQFGITGVPFFVIDGKYGVSGAQPVEAFSQIARQVWGERRKASATADA, translated from the coding sequence ATGACGGATGCCATCAAGATCGACGTGTGGAGCGACATCGCCTGCCCCTGGTGCTACATCGGCAAGCGGAACCTCGAGAACGGCCTGGCCGCCACGGCTGCCGATGACGACGCTCCGGTCGTCGAGATCGAGTACCACTCGTTCGAGCTCTCGCCCGACACCCCCGAGGACTTCCACGGCGGTGAGGTCGACTACCTCTCGCAGCACAAGGGCGTCTCGCCCGAACAGGCGCGGGAGATGCTGGATCGCGTGACCGGCGTCGCCGCCGAGGCCGGTCTCGCCTACCGCTTCGACATCCTCCAGCACACCAACACCGTCAAAGCGCACGAGCTGCTGCACTTCGCGAAGCAGAACGGCAAGCAGCTGGAGCTGGCCGAGGTGCTCATGTCGGCGTACTTCCTCGAGGGCAAGCACGTGGGTCGCGACGACGACCTCGTCGCCCTGGCGGTCGAGGTCGGTCTCGACCAGGATGCCGCCCGCGAGGCGCTCGCATCGCAGCGCTACCGTGCCGCGGTCCGTGCCGATCAAGAGCAGGCGCAGCAGTTCGGGATCACGGGCGTGCCGTTCTTCGTGATCGACGGCAAGTACGGGGTGAGTGGAGCGCAGCCGGTCGAGGCGTTCAGCCAGATCGCCCGTCAGGTGTGGGGCGAGCGCCGCAAGGCATCCGCGACTGCCGACGCCTGA
- a CDS encoding GNAT family N-acetyltransferase, which produces MSGSPFVLPPAPETLELTRDRVRLRPFEERDLEAMAAYRGDAEVCRYLPFDPQTPDDIRGRIGHLFGRTSLEGERGGIVLVIERVSDGTVIGDVVLFHLDGGGSAEMGWVMSPAAAGRGLATEAVRALVDTAFSTYGLRRLVARIDADNGRSRALAERLGMRLEAHLVENEWFKGRWSDELDYALLAREWTVSHGSDAGTSTAGE; this is translated from the coding sequence GTGAGCGGGTCGCCGTTCGTCCTCCCCCCGGCGCCCGAGACCCTCGAGCTGACGCGCGATCGGGTGCGTCTGCGCCCGTTCGAAGAACGCGATCTCGAGGCGATGGCCGCCTACCGCGGCGATGCCGAGGTGTGCCGGTACCTGCCGTTCGATCCGCAGACCCCGGATGACATCCGCGGACGCATCGGCCATCTGTTCGGACGCACGTCGCTCGAGGGTGAGCGCGGCGGGATCGTCCTGGTGATCGAGCGCGTGAGCGATGGAACCGTCATCGGCGACGTGGTCCTCTTCCACCTCGACGGCGGCGGGTCCGCGGAGATGGGCTGGGTGATGAGCCCGGCCGCGGCCGGTCGGGGTCTCGCCACCGAAGCGGTGCGCGCGCTCGTCGACACGGCGTTCTCGACCTACGGGCTCCGCCGGCTGGTCGCACGGATCGACGCCGACAACGGGCGATCGCGCGCCCTGGCCGAACGCCTGGGCATGCGTCTCGAAGCCCACCTCGTCGAGAACGAGTGGTTCAAGGGCCGGTGGAGCGACGAGCTCGACTACGCCCTCCTCGCCCGCGAGTGGACCGTGTCTCACGGCTCCGACGCCGGGACGTCGACAGCGGGGGAGTGA
- the recO gene encoding DNA repair protein RecO, with protein sequence MPTYRDEVVVLRTHKLGEADRILTLLSRRNGKIRAVAKGVRRTSSRFGSRLEPFMVADVQLFKGRNLDIVQQAESLGSYGADIVVNYDRYTTASAMVETADRLNEAEATPQQYLLLVGGLRSLARGDHSERSVLDSYLLRAMALSGWAPGLTECARCGTVGDHPYFLAQLGGVVCSTCAPAGSPRVARDTVDMLRALMAGEWETIDDAPGRTVAAASGLVAAYAQFHLERGIRSLTHLESHR encoded by the coding sequence GTGCCCACCTACCGCGACGAAGTCGTGGTCCTGCGTACCCACAAACTCGGGGAGGCGGACCGCATCCTCACCCTCCTCAGCCGGCGCAACGGCAAGATCCGCGCCGTCGCGAAGGGCGTGCGGCGCACCTCGTCGCGCTTCGGGTCGCGTCTGGAGCCGTTCATGGTCGCCGACGTGCAGCTGTTCAAGGGACGCAACCTCGACATCGTTCAGCAGGCCGAGTCGCTGGGGTCGTACGGCGCCGACATCGTCGTGAACTACGACCGGTACACCACCGCCAGCGCCATGGTCGAAACCGCTGACCGGCTGAACGAGGCCGAGGCCACGCCCCAGCAGTATCTGCTGCTCGTCGGCGGGCTGCGCTCGCTCGCGCGCGGCGATCATTCCGAGCGCAGCGTGCTCGATTCGTATCTGCTGCGCGCCATGGCCCTCTCGGGGTGGGCGCCCGGGCTCACCGAGTGCGCGCGGTGCGGCACGGTCGGCGATCACCCGTACTTCCTCGCCCAGCTCGGCGGTGTGGTCTGCTCGACCTGCGCGCCGGCGGGCTCCCCGCGGGTGGCCCGTGACACGGTCGACATGCTCCGCGCCCTCATGGCGGGGGAGTGGGAGACCATCGACGACGCCCCCGGCCGCACGGTCGCGGCCGCCTCGGGCCTCGTGGCCGCCTACGCGCAGTTCCACCTGGAACGCGGCATCCGTTCCCTCACGCACCTGGAGTCGCATCGATGA
- a CDS encoding ATP-binding cassette domain-containing protein has protein sequence MPRTLDTDVVLRADDLSLARNGVRVIDGITFTLLPGRTLVVRGATGAGKTSLVSLLAGAPDDGLAVVGGDARVHGISARHPGRARREWVFHTGYLPQGAGAALPSRLTVHDVISEPITSRDRRVNTRALAVRVATLLDEMELPLGTAPKYPYELSAGMRQRVALARALVLEPRLFVADDLYANLDLEVRAAAREALTRRRDERGMASLIVTNDADAPRELDADVLVLHAGHAVGLGHGDQDVQWTPDGTPERRLSAP, from the coding sequence ATGCCCCGGACCCTCGACACCGACGTCGTCCTCCGCGCCGACGATCTGTCCCTCGCCCGCAACGGCGTTCGCGTGATCGACGGGATCACGTTCACTCTGCTGCCCGGACGCACGCTCGTGGTGAGGGGGGCGACGGGCGCCGGCAAGACCTCCCTCGTGTCTCTGCTCGCCGGCGCTCCCGACGACGGTCTCGCCGTGGTCGGCGGCGATGCGCGCGTGCACGGCATCTCGGCGCGGCATCCGGGCCGGGCGCGACGCGAGTGGGTGTTCCACACCGGGTATCTGCCGCAGGGGGCGGGGGCCGCACTGCCCTCGCGACTGACCGTGCACGACGTGATCTCGGAGCCGATCACCAGTCGCGACCGGCGGGTCAACACCCGGGCGCTCGCGGTGCGCGTGGCGACGCTGCTCGATGAGATGGAATTGCCGCTCGGCACGGCCCCGAAATATCCGTACGAACTCAGCGCGGGCATGCGGCAGCGCGTCGCCCTGGCCCGGGCGCTGGTGCTCGAACCGCGCCTATTCGTCGCCGACGATCTCTACGCCAACCTCGACCTCGAGGTGCGGGCGGCCGCCCGTGAGGCGCTGACGCGCCGTCGCGATGAGCGGGGGATGGCCTCGCTGATCGTCACGAACGACGCCGACGCACCGAGGGAATTGGATGCCGACGTGCTCGTGCTGCACGCCGGTCACGCGGTCGGCCTCGGCCACGGCGACCAGGACGTGCAGTGGACGCCCGACGGCACGCCCGAGCGACGCCTTTCGGCCCCCTGA
- a CDS encoding trimeric intracellular cation channel family protein, with protein sequence MNPPVFIIPLWADLTAVALGGVQGALFASGFQGQRRLDLLGVAIIGILLGMGGGLIRDLLLGLTPATLQNNWYLLTATGAALVGMLLSGLFQRLNRAIVMLDAVVIGLFGAFGTSKAIALGLPPVPAVFVGMLAAVGGSVLRDVLMGLPVAIMHVGSLYAVAAGGGCAVLATVAAFGVPLPLAAVIGVVVTTVIRVLAVLFDLSLPEQRKLYRRKVAVETTGIPIIRPDDA encoded by the coding sequence GTGAACCCGCCCGTCTTCATCATCCCCCTGTGGGCCGACCTCACCGCCGTCGCGCTTGGCGGTGTGCAGGGCGCGCTCTTCGCCTCCGGCTTCCAGGGGCAGCGGCGCCTCGATCTGCTGGGGGTGGCGATCATCGGCATCCTGCTCGGGATGGGCGGCGGGCTCATCCGCGACCTGCTTCTGGGCCTCACCCCGGCGACGCTGCAGAACAACTGGTACCTGCTGACCGCCACCGGGGCAGCGCTGGTGGGGATGCTGCTGTCGGGGCTGTTCCAGCGCCTCAACCGTGCGATCGTCATGCTCGATGCGGTGGTGATCGGGCTGTTCGGCGCGTTCGGCACCTCCAAGGCGATCGCCCTCGGCCTGCCGCCCGTGCCCGCCGTCTTCGTCGGCATGCTGGCCGCCGTCGGCGGCAGTGTGCTGCGCGACGTGCTGATGGGTCTCCCGGTCGCCATCATGCACGTCGGTTCGCTCTACGCCGTGGCGGCGGGCGGCGGCTGCGCGGTGCTCGCCACCGTCGCCGCGTTCGGGGTGCCCCTGCCGCTCGCCGCGGTCATCGGCGTCGTGGTCACCACCGTCATCCGGGTGCTCGCGGTGCTGTTCGACCTGTCTCTGCCCGAGCAGCGCAAGCTCTATCGCCGCAAGGTCGCGGTCGAGACCACCGGCATCCCGATCATCCGCCCCGACGACGCATGA